The Hyla sarda isolate aHylSar1 chromosome 3, aHylSar1.hap1, whole genome shotgun sequence genome contains the following window.
CACAGTAACAACCTGGTCAGTCTGTCCTGTTTTGAGCTGAATGAGTCTCTTGTAGACTGAGAATTTGCGTCAATCAAATATTGTCACATTATTAGTTTCTCGCCGTAAGAAAAATATAAACGTTCTTTGTTTCACCTTTTCTTAAGAAATGTTTTGCCTGTTTAAAGTTTTTTGTGTTTAACCGAAATATCGCTATAGTCTGCGTTTGACGATGTGCTCCAGGATGGAGTTTCCTCCTGCCCTATGGCCAGTTTTTGCAGTCTACAGAGGAAAAATTACATGCCAGTTTTTCAGTCTCCATGAAGGTGCAGACTTCAAATGGAAAGACTGTCAGTAGCTCTGGAGGTGAATCCAAATGCACTGGTCTTTAGCCTCACCAAGTTCTTCCATAGAGCATTCCAGGATTGACCATGCCATTGCTGTAGTCCACACTTGAGGTGTCCATCTGTGCTATGTTGGCCACCTGATTATGGAGAGATTGTGGGCTAGGTGACATTTCTTCTAAATCTGGGGCTTGGTTTAAAGAGTTAACCTGTTGATTCTGGTGCTGATGTACAGAGCTGTTAGAAGACAATACACCATTGGAGGAGTTTTGTTGTTGCTGTGTTACTTGTCCTGTTGTTGAGCTATTGGAACTGTTCTGACATGGTTTGCCATCTTTTACAAGGACGGGCACTGCCACTCGGCGAGGTGATTGTTGTTGGCACAGGTTACTTTCTTGCTGAAGTTGTTGTGTGACCTTGTCTTTTGCTTGTCTTTTCATCTTATACCTGTGATTTTGGAACCAGATCTTTACTTGAGTAGGAGTAAGGTGGATCATGCTTGCCAGGTGCTCTCTTTCAGGTGCTGAGAGATACTTCTGTTGTTTGAACCTCCTTTCCAGCTCATAcacttgagcctgagagaaaaggACTCTTCTTTTCCTTCTAGGAGCTGCATGAAGAGGAGCCATTGACTTGGCAGCTTCTGCTATACCTTGTAAAGTTCCCATCCCGGCCATGTTCATACCAGTAGATGGTCCCATAAATCTAGAAACTGACATACATGTGATTAGCTTGTTGACATTGCAAGTCCTTCATCCAATATTTAACTTCACCTAAATTGCGTCATAGTCTTGACCATTTATACATAGAATATCTGGCATAAACGTCTCAACTTTGCAAACTATAATCtagaataatataatacatatgcaaa
Protein-coding sequences here:
- the NKX2-4 gene encoding homeobox protein Nkx-2.4, whose translation is MSLSPKHTTPFSVTDILSPIEETYKKFAGMDNTSNLSTSLGAYRQTHVSQTGMQQHSMGHNATVTTTYHMPHSVSQFSHGAMGGYCNGSISNMGDISTYQDTMRNSAAATGWYGANPDPRYSTISRFMGPSTGMNMAGMGTLQGIAEAAKSMAPLHAAPRRKRRVLFSQAQVYELERRFKQQKYLSAPEREHLASMIHLTPTQVKIWFQNHRYKMKRQAKDKVTQQLQQESNLCQQQSPRRVAVPVLVKDGKPCQNSSNSSTTGQVTQQQQNSSNGVLSSNSSVHQHQNQQVNSLNQAPDLEEMSPSPQSLHNQVANIAQMDTSSVDYSNGMVNPGMLYGRTW